In one Fundulus heteroclitus isolate FHET01 chromosome 3, MU-UCD_Fhet_4.1, whole genome shotgun sequence genomic region, the following are encoded:
- the gbp gene encoding glycogen synthase kinase binding protein — MPGLQENYLLLQQSVTVDPAEVDALVTKIGETLQLHGAPGHQRPGPGSRGAAAENPRSCCLKMRNQRGGHRTRSPYQLPTKAEQDWDRIRPWSRKQVPVRVQEEDPHRLLQELILSGNLIKEAVRRLQYSPDCRDLPRGPDGLPCA, encoded by the coding sequence ATGCCGGGTCTGCAGGAGAActacctgctgctgcagcagtccGTGACCGTGGACCCCGCGGAGGTGGACGCGCTGGTCACCAAGATCGGGGAGACGCTGCAGCTCCACGGGGCTCCGGGACACCAGAGGCCGGGCCCCGGGTCCCGCGGAGCGGCGGCGGAGAACCCCCGCAGCTGCTGCCTGAAGATGCGGAACCAGCGGGGGGGGCACCGGACCCGCAGCCCCTACCAGCTGCCCACCAAGGCGGAGCAGGACTGGGACCGGATCCGACCGTGGAGCCGGAAGCAGGTCCCGGTTCGGGTCCAGGAGGAAGACCCGCACCGGCTGCTGCAGGAACTGATTCTGTCCGGGAACCTGATCAAGGAGGCGGTTCGGAGGCTCCAGTACTCCCCGGACTGCAGGGACCTGCCCCGGGGTCCGGACGGCCTGCCCTGCGCCTGA